In Deltaproteobacteria bacterium, a genomic segment contains:
- a CDS encoding zinc ribbon domain-containing protein: MPLYEFRCLKCGAEFEQIVFSTDRDPIKCPKCESTDTERLLSIFSSGSAAGELGASAASSCGTSAGGFS; encoded by the coding sequence ATGCCTCTATATGAATTTCGTTGCCTAAAATGTGGCGCAGAATTTGAGCAAATTGTCTTTTCAACTGATCGTGATCCCATCAAGTGCCCAAAATGTGAATCAACCGATACGGAGCGCCTGCTGTCAATCTTTTCCTCGGGCAGTGCAGCCGGCGAACTGGGAGCTTCCGCAGCGTCTTCCTGCGGCACGTCTGCCGGAGGTTTTTCCTGA
- a CDS encoding DnaJ domain-containing protein — translation MITKYLPWLIALVYFICPYDVIPDFLFGPGWLDDLGVLALAWWWATRIKRAYQTRTGPEPRGTYQQKSSSAKGQAAEDPYEDEDPYNILEIERGDSKDKIKAAYKRLAAQYHPDKVQHLGKEFQELAHNKFVAIQRAYDKLMK, via the coding sequence ATGATTACGAAATATTTGCCCTGGCTCATAGCGCTGGTATACTTCATATGTCCGTATGATGTAATTCCGGATTTTCTTTTCGGACCGGGATGGCTCGATGATCTCGGTGTGCTCGCCCTGGCATGGTGGTGGGCAACCAGAATCAAAAGGGCCTATCAGACTCGAACCGGCCCGGAGCCCAGGGGAACATACCAACAGAAATCCTCCAGCGCAAAGGGACAGGCCGCAGAGGATCCGTACGAGGATGAGGACCCTTACAACATATTGGAAATCGAAAGAGGCGATTCCAAAGACAAGATCAAAGCAGCGTACAAGAGACTCGCAGCCCAATACCACCCCGACAAGGTACAGCACCTTGGAAAAGAATTTCAGGAGCTTGCCCACAACAAGTTCGTGGCCATTCAGAGGGCCTACGATAAGCTCATGAAATAA